One genomic region from Nitrospinota bacterium encodes:
- a CDS encoding integration host factor subunit beta: MTKSEMAEKLAEKINVKKQQAEEIINIFTNSIIEALANGDKVEIRGFGSFRVRHRAQKEGRNPKTGEKVSVPAKKVPFFKTGKDFREVVDHEEPGAQGQGSGSQASAG, translated from the coding sequence ATGACAAAATCCGAAATGGCCGAGAAGCTGGCTGAAAAAATCAATGTAAAGAAGCAGCAGGCCGAAGAAATCATCAACATTTTCACCAACAGCATCATTGAAGCGCTGGCCAATGGGGACAAGGTTGAGATCCGTGGGTTCGGCTCTTTCCGCGTAAGGCATCGGGCGCAGAAAGAGGGGAGGAACCCTAAGACCGGCGAGAAGGTTTCTGTTCCCGCCAAGAAAGTGCCGTTTTTCAAGACGGGCAAGGATTTCCGCGAGGTGGTGGATCACGAAGAACCGGGCGCGCAAGGGCAGGGTTCCGGCAGTCAGGCTTCCGCTGGCTAA
- a CDS encoding site-specific integrase, whose translation MGDVSGEYKSHLGRAFRAACKRAGIENFRFHDLRHTVATKLSQSGTDIYAIANLLGHKDMRMTQRYAHHSVDSLKKDVSVLDKTDCNLTVVAENEGGFKTVNRLKELVELRGFEPLAS comes from the coding sequence ATTGGGGATGTGTCAGGCGAATACAAATCCCACCTTGGCCGGGCGTTCAGGGCCGCTTGCAAGAGAGCCGGGATCGAGAATTTCCGTTTCCACGATCTGCGCCACACAGTGGCCACAAAGCTTTCGCAGTCAGGTACGGACATATACGCGATAGCGAATCTTTTAGGGCACAAAGACATGCGGATGACGCAACGATACGCTCATCACAGCGTGGATAGCCTTAAAAAGGATGTGTCGGTATTGGACAAAACTGACTGCAATTTGACTGTAGTCGCAGAAAATGAAGGCGGGTTTAAGACCGTAAACCGATTGAAAGAATTGGTGGAGCTGAGGGGATTTGAACCCCTGGCCTCTTGA
- a CDS encoding HigA family addiction module antidote protein — MLPKKRPPTHPGEMLLKEFIEPMGITQVELARHLKWPYARLNEIINGKRGVSADTALAFGETFRTGPEFWLNLQRDWDLWHAGQRHVRYEPLTKVG; from the coding sequence ATGCTACCGAAAAAACGCCCCCCTACGCATCCCGGCGAGATGTTGTTGAAGGAATTTATAGAGCCGATGGGCATTACCCAGGTGGAGCTAGCCCGCCATTTAAAATGGCCCTACGCCCGCCTGAACGAAATCATCAACGGGAAACGCGGCGTCTCCGCCGACACAGCCCTTGCATTTGGCGAAACATTCCGGACAGGCCCCGAGTTCTGGTTGAACCTCCAGCGCGATTGGGATTTATGGCATGCGGGCCAACGGCATGTCAGGTATGAGCCGTTAACGAAGGTGGGGTGA
- a CDS encoding type II toxin-antitoxin system RelE/ParE family toxin produces the protein MIRNLAGKMTQDVYDGVESRHARKLPKELHGKARRLLDQINAAPSVEFLLIPPSNRLEKLRGDRRGYWSLRINDQWRIVFQWEGDDAVNVEILDYH, from the coding sequence ATGATCCGTAATCTGGCCGGGAAGATGACGCAGGATGTTTATGACGGAGTTGAAAGCCGTCATGCGCGGAAGCTTCCGAAAGAGTTGCATGGAAAGGCAAGGAGGCTTTTAGACCAGATAAACGCCGCCCCTTCGGTCGAGTTCCTGCTGATTCCGCCGTCGAACAGATTGGAGAAGTTGAGGGGCGACAGGCGGGGGTACTGGAGCTTACGGATCAATGACCAATGGCGAATCGTTTTCCAATGGGAGGGCGATGACGCTGTGAATGTCGAGATATTGGATTATCACTAA
- a CDS encoding diguanylate cyclase: protein MDKRITFLSKCVQERLDLIQPIPSLSSPVGYTYPDANELQQPPGEDRLALEQLAEGGFIQRIFFDKIHLCPSCEHYHLNFRETCPACQSSDVSIIDIIHHLKCAYSGPEKEFREGTRLVCPKCARTLRHIGVDYEKPTRNFLCASCSNIFMEPNISCVCIHCNAITPVHLLEVATLNSYRVTTKGMHAVERGVIDDPLGTELYVRETGTYTFDFLCHQLKHELSRWYRYKRQFSIMALALIVSPEFEPRFGRNGWRQFHKLISDTVIGTLRDCDLTAPWDEEKFAMLLPDTPEQNAVLVTDRLAERLNNLARERYEGMARITAAVTGSPEERLDVDGILKLLAGRLSA, encoded by the coding sequence ATGGACAAACGAATCACCTTTCTTTCCAAATGTGTTCAAGAACGGCTCGATCTGATACAGCCAATCCCTTCACTCTCCTCCCCGGTGGGATACACATACCCGGACGCAAACGAACTCCAGCAACCGCCAGGAGAAGATCGCCTTGCCCTTGAACAGTTGGCCGAAGGAGGCTTCATTCAGAGAATCTTTTTCGACAAGATTCATCTCTGTCCCAGCTGTGAGCATTACCACCTCAATTTCCGGGAAACGTGCCCAGCCTGCCAGTCCTCCGATGTTTCTATTATCGACATCATCCATCACCTTAAGTGCGCCTACAGTGGCCCGGAAAAGGAGTTCCGGGAGGGAACGCGCCTGGTCTGCCCCAAATGCGCCCGCACTTTGCGCCACATCGGAGTTGATTATGAGAAACCGACCCGGAACTTCCTGTGCGCAAGTTGCTCAAATATCTTCATGGAGCCGAACATCTCCTGCGTTTGCATCCATTGCAACGCGATTACGCCTGTCCACCTTCTTGAAGTTGCGACGCTCAACTCGTACCGGGTAACGACAAAGGGAATGCACGCAGTGGAACGGGGGGTTATAGACGATCCTTTGGGGACGGAATTGTACGTCCGGGAAACTGGCACATATACCTTCGATTTCCTCTGTCATCAACTAAAGCACGAACTCTCCCGCTGGTACCGCTACAAGCGCCAGTTCAGTATCATGGCCCTGGCCTTGATAGTCTCCCCGGAATTCGAGCCGCGTTTCGGCCGGAACGGTTGGCGCCAGTTCCACAAGCTTATATCCGACACCGTCATCGGGACACTGCGGGACTGCGACTTGACCGCCCCGTGGGATGAAGAGAAGTTCGCCATGCTTCTTCCCGATACGCCCGAGCAAAACGCCGTACTCGTAACCGACCGGCTTGCGGAGCGGTTGAACAACCTGGCCCGCGAGCGTTACGAAGGGATGGCCCGCATTACGGCGGCAGTGACCGGTAGCCCCGAGGAGCGTCTCGACGTGGACGGTATCCTGAAATTGCTTGCAGGCCGGCTGAGCGCCTGA
- a CDS encoding glycosyltransferase family 2 protein, whose protein sequence is MIEWAIYLIRDGAGFIGVTFDFIIASWPSDFVRIFWALVFLEIPRYLFSDFYVLWLHAKGIFVEPTGVSPLTRRPLISIVLPALNEEEIIGNTVASMYEQDYDNIEIIIVDDGSTDDTPLICQKLQAEGKIRYFRFDTRQGKSAALNFGARLSRGEYIIFGDTDSTFDRGSITNIMRYFSDPNIGAVSGNLGVRNMYANLLTRFQAIEYLVSFTVGRRFKAATGILSIAPGAFGAFRRDVVERVGGHEPGPGNDSDLTIRIRKIGYQIAFAPDATCLTDSPTRFRQWRKQRLRWDRNIIRNRVRKHKDVFDWRNMSFSILNLISFVDVLFFSIFLSIIWLIYVVDMALHYSEVAGMVFLANYLLHTLNKFAQVSIAMTILEPQRRDEYLALYWVIPLFSFYRIAIRLVRITATVQEMLFRMSYRDTFAPMHVQPQMEVY, encoded by the coding sequence TTGATAGAGTGGGCGATCTACCTGATTCGTGACGGCGCCGGCTTTATCGGTGTCACGTTCGATTTTATTATCGCCTCCTGGCCATCCGATTTCGTCCGTATATTCTGGGCTCTCGTGTTTTTGGAGATCCCCCGCTATCTCTTCTCCGATTTCTATGTCCTCTGGCTCCACGCAAAGGGGATATTCGTAGAGCCAACCGGCGTTTCGCCGCTTACACGGCGGCCTCTTATCTCCATTGTCCTGCCGGCCCTCAACGAGGAGGAGATCATCGGCAACACCGTCGCGTCCATGTATGAGCAGGATTACGACAATATCGAGATCATCATCGTTGACGACGGCTCCACCGATGACACGCCCCTCATTTGCCAAAAGCTACAGGCGGAGGGAAAGATCCGTTACTTCCGGTTCGACACGCGCCAGGGGAAATCGGCGGCCCTCAACTTCGGCGCCCGCCTGTCGCGGGGGGAATACATCATATTCGGCGACACGGACTCCACCTTCGACAGAGGCTCCATCACCAACATCATGCGTTATTTCTCCGATCCGAATATCGGGGCTGTCTCCGGGAACCTGGGCGTGCGAAACATGTACGCCAATCTGCTAACAAGGTTTCAGGCCATCGAGTATCTGGTTTCTTTCACCGTGGGACGCCGTTTCAAGGCGGCCACTGGCATACTGTCCATCGCCCCCGGCGCTTTCGGAGCGTTCCGGCGCGACGTGGTGGAGCGTGTGGGAGGGCACGAACCTGGGCCCGGCAACGACTCCGACCTGACAATCCGCATCCGCAAAATCGGGTATCAAATCGCCTTCGCGCCAGACGCCACCTGCCTGACCGACTCTCCCACCCGGTTCCGCCAGTGGCGCAAGCAACGGCTGAGGTGGGACCGCAACATCATCAGGAACCGGGTACGCAAACACAAGGACGTCTTCGATTGGAGAAATATGAGCTTCTCCATTCTCAACCTTATCAGCTTCGTTGACGTCCTCTTTTTCTCGATTTTCCTGTCGATCATCTGGCTGATATATGTCGTGGACATGGCCCTCCACTATTCCGAGGTCGCCGGCATGGTCTTCCTGGCCAACTATTTGCTCCACACCCTTAACAAGTTCGCTCAGGTATCCATCGCGATGACGATTCTGGAACCACAGCGCAGGGATGAATATCTGGCGCTCTATTGGGTCATCCCGCTGTTCAGCTTTTATCGGATAGCCATCCGGCTTGTCCGTATCACCGCCACCGTCCAGGAGATGCTTTTTCGCATGTCTTACCGGGACACCTTCGCGCCGATGCACGTACAGCCGCAGATGGAGGTCTATTAA